A genomic region of Thermodesulfobium narugense DSM 14796 contains the following coding sequences:
- a CDS encoding UDP-N-acetylglucosamine--N-acetylmuramyl-(pentapeptide) pyrophosphoryl-undecaprenol N-acetylglucosamine transferase: MRILIVTSGTGGHFYPALCVAELFKKLHPESKISFWSQGTLLKNTKLEGIEKKEIPSYPFVGMTKIVQFLSIIKTIFLSLKLIPEMIKFKPDCLISFGGHTSVAPCISAYMLGIPILSHEQNYKLGLTNYLVSRFAKFIMTSFPEADPKLPESKVIFTGLPVRENIGEVKIEEAEKRLGFKKLERTILCFGGSQGSEAINKTVWALLPMLDEKYLVIHITGEQFVPQIRDLKCQYVNFKYFKEMSLLYALSDLVISRSGASTVFEIIKTGKRAILIPYPGAKSHQKYNALYLEKLGLGKVIFQNALSENLLYNMIREIFELNNKSINVNYDELLKLQKIDATKNIVDLVEKIIERKMIIS; the protein is encoded by the coding sequence ATGAGAATTTTAATTGTCACATCTGGTACTGGCGGTCACTTTTATCCTGCACTTTGTGTAGCAGAGCTTTTTAAGAAATTACATCCTGAATCAAAAATATCCTTTTGGTCTCAAGGTACACTTCTTAAGAACACAAAGCTTGAGGGGATTGAAAAGAAAGAAATACCTTCTTACCCATTTGTTGGGATGACAAAAATTGTGCAATTTTTGTCAATTATAAAAACTATTTTTTTATCTTTGAAACTCATTCCAGAAATGATAAAATTTAAGCCTGACTGTTTAATTTCCTTTGGTGGTCATACAAGCGTTGCACCTTGTATTTCAGCTTATATGTTAGGCATACCAATATTATCTCACGAGCAAAATTATAAGTTAGGATTGACAAATTATCTAGTTTCTCGATTTGCTAAATTCATAATGACTTCTTTTCCAGAAGCTGATCCAAAATTGCCAGAAAGTAAAGTAATATTTACAGGGCTTCCAGTTAGAGAAAATATTGGAGAAGTTAAAATAGAAGAGGCAGAGAAAAGATTGGGATTTAAGAAATTGGAAAGAACCATTTTATGTTTTGGTGGAAGCCAAGGTTCTGAGGCAATAAATAAGACAGTATGGGCCTTATTGCCAATGCTTGATGAGAAGTATCTTGTAATACATATTACAGGCGAACAATTTGTTCCTCAAATAAGAGATCTAAAATGTCAATACGTTAATTTCAAATACTTTAAAGAAATGTCCTTGCTGTATGCATTATCAGATTTGGTTATTTCTAGAAGCGGGGCATCTACAGTATTTGAAATTATAAAGACAGGAAAAAGAGCTATTTTAATTCCCTATCCAGGAGCAAAATCGCATCAAAAATATAATGCTCTTTATCTTGAAAAATTGGGACTTGGAAAAGTTATATTTCAGAATGCACTTTCTGAAAACTTACTATATAATATGATTAGAGAAATATTTGAATTAAATAATAAAAGTATTAATGTGAATTATGATGAACTTTTAAAGCTTCAAAAGATTGATGCAACAAAAAATATTGTTGATCTTGTTGAAAAAATTATAGAAAGGAAGATGATAATTTCTTAA